A section of the Saccopteryx leptura isolate mSacLep1 chromosome 4, mSacLep1_pri_phased_curated, whole genome shotgun sequence genome encodes:
- the TMEM225B gene encoding LOW QUALITY PROTEIN: transmembrane protein 225B (The sequence of the model RefSeq protein was modified relative to this genomic sequence to represent the inferred CDS: substituted 1 base at 1 genomic stop codon), giving the protein MGHPVMLTLEDKDIKGFTWAIAPALTSLGYLLILLVTIFPFWLHLVNEESRGVFFSGLFENCFHIKCWKPQPLSIYIILGRIFLLSAVVLSFLTTLIMVSFASQLFPRTRKHNLVSAFISFLTGACAFLALRLHALEIQSLRRKPSPPQFSVKXPYSVLGFGTLLFIAAGAICLFQETVCLRCYLLPISQSTEETQEMPPLENLESLGGGLSSIQKETLMKEETII; this is encoded by the exons ATGGGGCATCCA GTGATGCTGACTTTAGAGGACAAGGACATAAAGGGCTTCACATGGGCCATAGCCCCAGCCTTGACCTCCCTGGGCTACCTGCTCATACTGCTGGTCACCATCTTTCCCTTCTGGCTGCACCTTGTGAATGAGGAGTCACGAGGAGTGTTTTTCAGTGGCCTCTTTGAGAACTGCTTTCATATCAAGTGCTGGAAGCCTCAACCCTTATCCA TTTACATCATCCTTGGCCGCATTTTCCTGCTGTCTGCAGTCGTCTTGTCTTTCCTCACCACCCTCATCATGGTGTCCTTTGCATCTCAGCTCTTCCCAAGGACCCGGAAGCACAATTTGGTGTCAGCCTTCATcagcttcctcacag GAGCCTGTGCTTTCCTGGCCTTGCGGCTGCATGCCCTGGAGATCCAGAGTCTGAGGAGGAAGCCCAGCCCTCCCCAGTTCTCCGTTAAGTGACCTTACTCCGTCCTGGGCTTTGGCACCCTTCTGTTCATAGCGGCTG GTGCCATCTGCCTCTTTCAAGAAACAGTCTGCCTTAGGTGCTACTTATTACCCATTTCCCAGAGTACTGAGGAGACCCAGGAGATGCCGCCCCTGGAGAATCTGGAGAGCTTGGGAGGAGGACTGAGCTCAATACAAAAGGAGACTCTGATGAAGGAAGAGACAATTATCTAG